TCCGTGCCGCCGGTGAGCACCTTCACGCCCGCCGCCGCCGCGTCGGGCCGCGACAGGCGCTCGGCGAGGATCTTCGCGCCCTCGACGGTGCGGCGCTGCCGGTCGGCGAACTCGGGCGACGCGGCGTGCTTGAACGCCACCGCCTTGCCCGCGATCACGTGCTCCAGCGGACCGCCCTGCTGACCCGGGAACACCGCCGAGTTGATCTTCTTGGCGAGGTCGGCCTCGTTGGTCAGGATCACGCCGCCGCGCGGGCCGCCGAGCGTCTTGTGCGTGGTCGTGGTCACGACGTGCGCGTGCGGCACCGGGCTCGGGTGCAGGCCCGCCGCCACCAGGCCGGCGAAGTGCGCCATGTCGACCATCAGGTACGCGCCCACCGAGTCGGCGATGCGGCGGAACTCGGCGAAGTCCAACTGCCGCGGGTACGCCGACCAGCCGGCCACGATCAGCTTCGGCTTCGCCTCCTGCGCCAGCCGCTCCACCTCGGCCATGTCGACCCGGCCGTCGTCCTCCGACACGTGGTAGGGCACGACGTTGTAGAGCTTGCCGGAGAAGTTGATCCGCATGCCGTGCGTCAGGTGCCCGCCGTGCGCCAGGTCCAGGCCCAGGATCGTGTCGCCGGGCTGGAGCAGGGCGAACATCGCGCACGCGTTGGCCTGCGCGCCCGAGTGCGGCTGCACGTTGGCGAAGCCCGCGCCGAACAGCCCCTTGACCCGCTCGATCGCCAGCCGCTCGATGACGTCGACGTTCTCGCAGCCGCCGTAGTAGCGCCGACCCGGGTAGCCCTCGGCGTACTTGTTGGTCAGCACCGAGCCCTGCGCCTGGAGCACCGACACCGGCGTGAAGTTCTCCGAGGCGATCATCTCCAGCGTGCTCTGCTGCCGGTGCAGCTCGGCGGCGACGGCGTCCGCGACCTCCGGGTCGAACTCCGCGAGGGAGGTGTTGAAGTGCTCGGACATGGGATCTCTCTCCTGTCGGGTGGGACGCCTATCGGGTGGGACGCTTGTAGAACGGCAGTGCCACGACCTCGACGGGCTCGTGCTTGCCGCGGATGTCGACGGACAGCTCGGTGCCGGGCTCGGTGTGCCCGACGGTCACGTAGGCCATCGCCACCGAGTAGCCCAGGGTCGGCGACAGCGCGCCGCTGGTCACCTCGCCGATCGGCG
This region of Saccharothrix longispora genomic DNA includes:
- the glyA gene encoding serine hydroxymethyltransferase, with product MSEHFNTSLAEFDPEVADAVAAELHRQQSTLEMIASENFTPVSVLQAQGSVLTNKYAEGYPGRRYYGGCENVDVIERLAIERVKGLFGAGFANVQPHSGAQANACAMFALLQPGDTILGLDLAHGGHLTHGMRINFSGKLYNVVPYHVSEDDGRVDMAEVERLAQEAKPKLIVAGWSAYPRQLDFAEFRRIADSVGAYLMVDMAHFAGLVAAGLHPSPVPHAHVVTTTTHKTLGGPRGGVILTNEADLAKKINSAVFPGQQGGPLEHVIAGKAVAFKHAASPEFADRQRRTVEGAKILAERLSRPDAAAAGVKVLTGGTDVHLVLVDLVASELDGKQAEDRLHEVGITVNRNAVPNDPRPPMVTSGLRIGTPALATRGFGAADFAEVAEIIAAALQASPDLADLRARVEVLAAKHPLYPDL